The Kribbella jejuensis region CGCGGACAGCGGCGAGGAGCGAGAGCGCCGTACGGAGGCCGGCGAGCGGGTTGAAGGTCGGACCAGCGGTCGCGATCGCCGGGAGTACGGCGCTGACCTCGTCGGGCAGGACGCGCAACGGGGCGAGCTCCGCGACGAACCGCTCGCGTTCGGCGGCGGTCGGGAGATGGCCCTCGAACATCAGGTACCAGACGTCTTCGAGGGTCTTGGACTTGGCGAGGTCGATCGCCGAGTACTGCCGGTAGTGGTAGAACCCCTCGTCACCACGGACGTCGCCGAGGGTCGTCTCGGTGACGACGACGTTGCGGAGGCCGGGCGGGACAGTGATCGTTGTTGACATAACTTCAGAGTTGACAGGCAATCAACTATTGTCAATATTGATCCAGTCAACATGAACGCTGGGAGGAGCGCGGATGCCAGCCGAAGGTGACGAGGATTACCTGACCACCGCCGAGGTCGCCCGCCGTCTGCAGGTCAAACCGGCCACCATCTACGCGTACGTCAGCCGAGGTCTCCTCACTAGCGTCCGCGCCCGCGGGCGCCGCGGCAGCCTCTTCCCCACCACCGAGGTGGAACGTCTCGCCGCCCGCTCGGTAGAACACTCCGGCGTGGTCGAACGCATCGAGTCAGAACTCACGCTGCTGAAGGACGACGAGCTCTACTACCGAGGCCACTCAGCCCGCCTGCTCGCTACCACCGCAACAGTCGAACAGGTCGCCAACCTCCTGTGGACCAACCAGCTCCCCGCCGCGGACGCGGCGGGCGCAGGCGGGGCGGGCGAGCGCGACGCCGGCGGCGCGGGTGCAGGCGCTGCGGGCGGGACGGGCACGGGCTGGGCGGGTGCGGGCGGGGCCGGCGCGGCAGGCACGAGCGGGACGGCCGCGGGCGGGGCCGGCGCGGCAGGCACGGGCGGGACGGCCGCGGGCGGCGCGGGCGCGGCGGGTGAGGGCGGGGCAGGTGCAGGCGGGGCCGGCGCGGCGGGCACGGGCGCGGCGGGCACGGGCGCGGCGGGGGCGGGTGCAGGCGGGGCAGGCGCGGCAGGCACAGGCGGGGCGGGCGCGGCAGGCGTGGGCGGGGCGGGCCTGGGCGTGGCGGGCGTGGGCGGGGCGGGCGTGGGCGGGGGGTTGTTTGCGGGTGATGCTGGCGAGGTCGAGTTGGCGCGGCGGGGGATGGGGGTGGTGCCGGAGGGGGCTCGGTTGGTGGATGGGGTTCGGGTGGGGGTGGCTGTCTTGGGGGCTGCGGATGGGTTGCGGTTCGATTTGTCGCCTGGCGCGGTGGTGGCTTCGGCTGGGCGGTTGATCGGGAATCTGGTGGCGGCCTTGCCGGGGCCAACCGTGAGCGGGACGTTGGGGGCTCGGTTGTGGCCGAAGTTGTCGGACGAGGACCCTCGGGCGGAGTTGCTCGATGCCGCGTTGATTCTGCTGGCCGATCACGGGCTCGCGGTGTCGACCGTGGCTGCTCGCGTCGCCGCGAGTGCTCGCGCCAACCTGTACGCCGTCATCTCCGCCGGACTCGGCGCACTCGACGGGCAGTACCACGGCGCCGCGCCGACCCTCGCGTACGAGTTCCTCGCGCGCGCCAGACACGACCCGCTGAAAGCCTTGTCGGACCAGTTGCGGACCGGCGAACCGATCCCCGGCTTCGGGCACAAGATCTACCAACAGCACGACCCGCGGGCCGAAGTACTCCTCGAACTCCTCGGCGACCATCCGATCGTCAGCACCGTGCGGGCGATCGCCGAGCGCGCACCGACGTTCCCCAACAGCGACCTCGCGATCGCAGCGCTCATGCACGCCTACAACTTCCGCCCCGACGCCGGCGACGCGCTCTTCGCGCTCGCCCGGATGATCGGCTGGACCGCCCACGCCCTCGAGGAGTACGCCGCCCCCGCCCTGCGCTTCCGCACGATGGGCATCTACACAGGCCAAGGTGGGCTGCCCTGAGGACAGCCCACCCACCACGTCCTACTTGGCCGTCAGCTTGAGCAACGTCGCGGCCCCCGGCGCGAGCGGGACCTGCACCGGGCCCACACGCTGCGGGACGTACGTCTGACGCCCCGGCTGGAACACACCGACCGACCCAACCGTCTGCGGGTTCACGGCAACGACCGCCTTCGCCCGCGCACTGTGCGACCGGTTCGCGACGAGCAACCATCGATCGCCCGACGCCGCATCGCGTGACCGGAAAGTCCCGACCACCACCGCGTCCCCGCTCACCCCCGACACCAGCGGGGTCGGCGTGAACCCGACCGCCCCGTTCGGCAGCGGCGTTTCGTTGGCGTGCTCAACGGTCTCGGACACCAGCGGCTTGAGCTCCCGTCCGACCGGATGCAACCAGTTCGTGTTGATCTGCTGCGCCGCGTAGTACCGCGAGGTCCGCTGCCCGTCGACCGTGATCAACGCCGGCCCGAATCCCTCACCGCGCGCGGCCTCGGGCGTCCAGTAGGTGAAGTACTGGATACCTTTGGCACCGTACGCGAGGCTGATGTTGATCTGCCACAGCAGCTCCGCCGGCGTCGGTTCCCGATGGTTGTTGTAGGCAAGCGTCTGGATGAACACCCAGGCCGGGACGTCGCCGTACAGCGCGGCGTCCCGGACGATCGCCCAGTTGTGGAAGTAGTTCGCGTCCTCGCGGCCCTCCGACAGCAGCGGATACCGGTCGAACGAGATCAGCGACGGCTTCACCACGTCCACGAAGTTCCGGTAGTACGTCGGATCGTCCGAGGGCAGCAGGTTGACGTACGGGAGCAGCTGCGGCGCGAGGTCCCGGGAGATCGCGAGCGCCTTGGCCAGCGTCGCGAACCAGCCCGCGCCGGGTTCGTCGTAGAAGTTGAAGCCGGCCAGCGACGAGTACGGGCCGTACGCGTCGCGCGCCCGGATGTAAAGCGCCTGTGCCTCGGCCGGCGTGACGCTGAGGAAATCTGTCGGGGTGTCAGAGATCGAGAACCAGCGGGACATGTTCCGGATCTGGATGTCGTCGGAGATCAGCATCTTCAGTCCGGCGTCGCGGGCCAGTCCCAACTGGTACTGGAAGATGTTGCCGTCGCCGGCGTAGTTCCCGGAGATGACGAAGTCGAAGCCGGCGTTCTTGATCTCGGCGAACCGCGCCGCCGTACTCGCGTACGGATGCGGCGGCCAGAACAACCCGATCGGAAACTCCGGCCCACCGGTGAGCGGGAGCGTGTCCGGCGACGGAACAGCGGCCGGGGCGGCACCGGCGGAAGCACCGCTGGCAGCGGCACCACCGGCAGACGCGGCCGAGGCAGCGGACGCGGTGCCGGTGGACGTGGCCGAGGCAGTGCCGGCGGAGGTGGAGGCGGCGGCCGTCGCGGCGACGGCGGTGGCACCGGCGCCGAGGAGCAAGGTACGGCGGCTCGGGCCGAGGATCTGGTGCGGACTCTGCATGACTCTCCTTCGGAAGGCGGACGAACGGAGAAAGCTCAGGACCGCCGGCGATGACCGGCGACCGCGTCGGCGGTGACATCGAAGGCCTGTTCGGCCAGCGGATAATCGCGTTGCGCCACCCCGAGGTACAGCGCGTCGAGCACGAGCATCTGCGCGTGCCGCCCGGCCAGTCCCCCGGTCCGGAACGTCACGTCGCGAGCGGCGGTGACCAGAACGATGTCCGCGACCTGCGCCAGCGGCGACCGCGGATAGTTGGTGATGGCAACGGTCGTGGCACCCTGCCGCCCGGATCTCGCCAACGGCTCGAGCACCTCGACCGTCTCGCCACTGTGCGAGATCCCGATCGCGACGTCCCCGGTCCCGAGCAACGCGGAACTGGTGAGCGCGGTGTGTACGTCGCTCCAACTGCTGGCGCTCCGGCCGATCCGGTGCAGCCGCAAGCGCAGGTCCTCGGCCACCGCAGCAGACCCGGCCACGGCGTACAGATCGATCCGCCGCGCGTCCGCGATCGCCTGCACGGCTCTCCCGAGCGCAGCGACGTCGAGCGCCGCGACGGTGTCCTCGAGCGCGCGGCTGTCGGCGCGGAGCAGCGTCCGGAGTACGTCGTCGAGC contains the following coding sequences:
- a CDS encoding citrate synthase; translated protein: MPAEGDEDYLTTAEVARRLQVKPATIYAYVSRGLLTSVRARGRRGSLFPTTEVERLAARSVEHSGVVERIESELTLLKDDELYYRGHSARLLATTATVEQVANLLWTNQLPAADAAGAGGAGERDAGGAGAGAAGGTGTGWAGAGGAGAAGTSGTAAGGAGAAGTGGTAAGGAGAAGEGGAGAGGAGAAGTGAAGTGAAGAGAGGAGAAGTGGAGAAGVGGAGLGVAGVGGAGVGGGLFAGDAGEVELARRGMGVVPEGARLVDGVRVGVAVLGAADGLRFDLSPGAVVASAGRLIGNLVAALPGPTVSGTLGARLWPKLSDEDPRAELLDAALILLADHGLAVSTVAARVAASARANLYAVISAGLGALDGQYHGAAPTLAYEFLARARHDPLKALSDQLRTGEPIPGFGHKIYQQHDPRAEVLLELLGDHPIVSTVRAIAERAPTFPNSDLAIAALMHAYNFRPDAGDALFALARMIGWTAHALEEYAAPALRFRTMGIYTGQGGLP
- a CDS encoding MurR/RpiR family transcriptional regulator — translated: MSTVESPLPSLEARIHGLLPALSPAQARIATEVLRDPAAVASSTIGQLADRCGTSLPSVTRFCLALGLSGYAELRLALAAETGRTSLSWERGTGSEVGPDDSLDDVLRTLLRADSRALEDTVAALDVAALGRAVQAIADARRIDLYAVAGSAAVAEDLRLRLHRIGRSASSWSDVHTALTSSALLGTGDVAIGISHSGETVEVLEPLARSGRQGATTVAITNYPRSPLAQVADIVLVTAARDVTFRTGGLAGRHAQMLVLDALYLGVAQRDYPLAEQAFDVTADAVAGHRRRS